In the Gossypium arboreum isolate Shixiya-1 chromosome 10, ASM2569848v2, whole genome shotgun sequence genome, one interval contains:
- the LOC108489261 gene encoding 60S acidic ribosomal protein P0, translating into MAVKPSKAEKKIAYDAKLCQLLDEYTQILIAAADNVGSNQLQNIRKGLRGDSVVLMGKNTMMKRSVRMHAEKTGNQAFLNLIPLLQGNVGLIFTKGDLKEVSEEVAKYKVGAPARVGLVAPIDVVVPPGNTGLDPSQTSFFQVLNIPTKINKGTVEIITPVELIKKGDKVGSSEAALLAKLGIRPFSYGLVVLSVYDNGSVFSPEVLDLTEDDLIEKFASGVSMVTALSLAISYPTLAAAPHMFINGYKNVLAVAVATEYSFPQADKVKEYLADPSKFAVAAAPVAGGGGAAAPAAAPAEEEKKPEPEEESDDDMGFSLFD; encoded by the exons ATGGCAGTGAAACCCTCCAAGGCCGAAAAGAAAATCGCGTACGACGCGAAACTGTGCCAGCTCTTAGATGAGTACACGCAGATCTTGATCGCCGCAGCCGACAATGTTGGCTCGAACCAGCTCCAGAACATTCGGAAAGGTCTCCGAGGCGACTCAGTTGTTTTAATGGGTAAGAACACTATGATGAAAAGGTCTGTTAGGATGCATGCTGAGAAGACTGGGAACCAAGCTTTCCTTAACCTTATCCCTTTGCTTCAG GGAAATGTGGGTTTGATCTTTACTAAGGGTGATTTGAAGGAAGTCAGTGAGGAAGTTGCTAAATACAAG GTTGGAGCTCCTGCTCGTGTTGGTCTGGTTGCACCTATTGATGTGGTTGTTCCACCCGGCAACACTGGTCTTGACCCATCACAGACCTCTTTCTTCCAG GTGCTCAATATTCCCACCAAGATTAACAAAGGTACTGTTGAAATTATCACTCCCGTTGAGCTTATCAAGAAGGGTGACAAGGTTGGTTCTTCTGAGGCTGCACTTCTTGCCAAGCTCGGAATTAGGCCATTCTCATACGGTCTTGTTGTCTTGTCTGTTTATGACAATGGGTCAGTCTTTAGCCCTGAGGTGCTTGACCTTACTGAGGATGACCTGATTGAGAAATTCGCTAGTGGTGTCTCCATGGTTACGGCATTGTCTCTCGCCATCTCGTACCCAACCCTGGCTGCTGCACCACACATGTTCATCAATGGCTACAAGAATGTATTGGCCGTTGCTGTTGCAACTGAGTATTCCTTCCCCCAGGCTGATAAAGTGAAGGAGTACTTGGCG GATCCAAGTAAGTTTGCTGTTGCCGCTGCCCCTGTTGCTGGTGGTGGTGGTGCTGCTGCTCCTGCTGCTGCCCCTGCCGAGGAGGAAAAGAAACCTGAACCTGAAGAAGAGTCTGATGACGATATGGGATTCAGTCTCTTCGACTAA
- the LOC108489260 gene encoding syntaxin-31, which produces METSHWTTLTKEETTQMNFVLIFSQVTVSLQFLNISPFTGSRQPNLPFSGRLKRRRFPPPMASPYRDRTAEFRSLSQTLQKLGGGISIVNHNNNHLQDDHVSKSLPSLSSRSEFNKKASLIGSGIHETSQKIGRLAKLAKRSSMFDDPVVEIQELTALIKTDITTLNMALSDLQTLQNMEIADGNYSEDRIVHSTTVCDDLKNKLMGATKHFQDVLTARTENIKAHENRKQLFSKSTIRENPFQHQTKSVTEPPPWSSSSKVPTSSPLLGPPQNGVQAGSQLRRRPAVDGTPSNHMEMSMLQQVVPRQEEYSQGRAVALQNVESTISELSGIFTHLATMVAHQGELAIRIDEDMDQSLANVEGARSALLRHLNQISSNRWLLIKIFAAIIFFLVIFVIFVA; this is translated from the exons ATGGAAACATCTCATTGGACCACGCTAACAAAAGAAGAAACCACCCAAATGAATTTTGTTCTGATTTTTTCTCAGGTAACCGTTTCTCTCCAATTCCTTAATATAAGTCCTTTCACCGGCAGCCGCCAACCAAATCTCCCTTTCTCCGGCCGACTTAAACGGCGCCGTTTCCCTCCGCCCATGGCTTCCCCGTACAGAGATCGGACCGCCGAGTTCCGATCACTATCCCAAACGCTTCAAAAGCTCGGCGGAGGGATCTCAATCGTcaatcataataataatcatctcCAAGACGACCACGTTTCTAAATCACTGCCGTCTCTATCCTCCAGATCTGAGTTCAATAAAAAGGCTTCTTTAATCGGGTCGGGTATCCATGAAACCTCTCAAAAGATTGGTCGACTTGCTAAAT TGGCGAAAAGGTCATCAATGTTCGATGATCCGGTTGTTGAAATACAAGAACTGACTGCGTTGATAAAAACTGATATTACCACCTTGAATATGGCACTTTCTGATTTACaaacacttcaaaacatggagatTGCCGATGGCAATTACTCCGAGGATCGAATTGTTCATTCGACCACTGTTTGTGATGACTTGAAGAACAAGTTAATGGGTGCTACAAAGCATTTTCAAGATGTGTTGACTGCAAGAACTGAG AATATTAAAGCTCATGAAAATAGGAAACAGTTATTTTCTAAAAGTACAATAAGAGAGAACCCGTTTCAACATCAAACGAAATCCGTAACTGAGCCACCTCCTTGGTCTAGTTCTTCAAAGGTCCCCACGAGTTCACCACTGTTAGG ACCGCCACAAAATGGAGTTCAAGCTGGAAGCCAACTGAG ACGAAGGCCAGCTGTGGATGGCACGCCTTCAAACCACATGGAAATGTCTATGTTGCAACAGGTAGTTCCCAGGCAAGAGGAATACTCTCAAGGTAGAGCAGTTGCACTTCAAAATGTGGAATCTACAATTTCAGAACTTAGTGGGATCTTTACACATCTAGCTACAATGGTTGCACATCAAGGAGAACTAGCTATCAG GATTGATGAAGATATGGATCAATCATTAGCTAATGTCGAAGGTGCTCGTAGTGCTTTATTGAGGCATCTTAACCAAATATCATCAAATAGATGGCTTTTAATCAAGATATTTGCTGCTATCATCTTTTTTCTAGTGATCTTCGTCATCTTTGTAGCTTGA
- the LOC108487480 gene encoding auxin transporter-like protein 2, which translates to MSSEKQAEEAIVSSLNETMEHEEEDQGDNSIFSVKSLLWHGGSVYDAWFSCASNQVAQVLLTLPYSFSQMGMLSGIILQVFYGVLGSWTAYLISVLYIEYRTRKEKENVSFKNHVIQWFEVLDGLLGPYWKAIGLAFNCTFLLFGSVIQLIACASNIYYINDKLDKRTWTYIFGACCATTVFIPSFHNYRIWSFLGLGMTTYTAWYLTIAALVHGQVEGVTHQGPTKLVLYFTGATNILYTFGGHAVTVEIMHAMWKPQKFKYIYLLATLYVFTLTIPSASAVYWAFGDQLLNHSNAFSLLPHSAWRDAAVILMLIHQFITFGFACTPLYFVWEKVVGMHDTKSICLRAVSRLPVVIPIWFLAIIFPFFGPINSAVGSLLVSFTVYIIPALAHMLTYKSASARKNAAEKLPCFLPSWTAIYAVNTAIVIWVFVVGFGLGGWASMTNFIKQVDTFGLFAKCYQCPPSPSSKHH; encoded by the exons ATGTCAAGTGAGAAGCAAGCAGAGGAAGCCATTGTTTCAAGCTTAAATGAAACTATGGAGCATGAAGAAGAAGATCAAGGAGATAATTCCATTTTTAGTGTTAAGAGTCTTCTTTGGCATGGTGGTTCAGTTTATGATGCTTGGTTCAGTTGTGCTTCAAATCAG GTGGCTCAAGTTCTATTAACACTACCATACTCTTTCTCTCAAATGGGAATGCTTTCAGGGATTATCTTACAAGTTTTTTATGGTGTTCTTGGTAGCTGGACTGCTTATCTCATAAGTGTTTTATATATTGAGTATAGAaccagaaaagaaaaagagaatgtCAGCTTCAAGAACCATGTCATACAG TGGTTTGAAGTGTTGGATGGTTTATTAGGACCTTATTGGAAAGCTATTGGATTAGCGTTTAACTGCACTTTTCTCCTCTTTGGTTCTGTCATTCAGCTTATAGCTTGTGCAAG CAACATATATTACATAAATGACAAGCTAGATAAGAGGACATGGACATATATCTTTGGAGCTTGTTGTGCTACAACAGTGTTCATCCCTTCATTTCATAACTACAGAATCTGGTCTTTTTTGGGACTTGGGATGACTACATATACTGCATGGTATTTAACCATAGCAGCTCTTGTTCATGGCCAG GTGGAAGGTGTAACTCATCAAGGTCCAACCAAATTGGTTTTGTACTTCACTGGTGCCACCAATATCTTGTATACTTTCGGCGGACATGCTGTCACAGT tgaaattatgcATGCTATGTGGAAACCTCAAAAGTTCAAGTACATATACCTATTGGCCACATTATATGTGTTCACCCTAACCATCCCGTCCGCCTCCGCTGTCTATTGGGCTTTTGGTGATCAACTCCTTAACCATTCCAATGCCTTTTCACTCCTCCCGCACTCGGCGTGGCGTGATGCAGCGGTTATCCTAATGTTAATCCATCAG TTTATTACCTTCGGGTTCGCTTGCACGCCGTTGTACTTTGTGTGGGAGAAAGTAGTGGGGATGCATGACACAAAAAGCATTTGTTTGAGGGCCGTATCTCGGTTACCTGTGGTGATACCTATATGGTTCTTGGCTATCATATTTCCATTCTTCGGTCCTATTAACTCGGCTGTAGGATCGCTCTTGGTTAGCTTCACTGTCTACATCATCCCTGCTTTAGCTCATATGCTCACTTATAAATCGGCCTCTGCAAGAAAG AATGCAGCTGAGAAACTTCCTTGCTTCCTCCCAAGCTGGACAGCAATCTATGCGGTGAACACAGCTATCGTGATATGGGTTTTCGTAGTCGGATTCGGATTAGGAGGTTGGGCTAGCATGACGAATTTCATCAAACAAGTAGATACGTTCGGATTATTCGCCAAGTGCTACCAATGTCCACCTTCACCATCATCAAAACATCACTGA
- the LOC108487730 gene encoding uncharacterized mitochondrial protein AtMg00860-like, with translation MAHNNLVSESAIMGDEKTLTSKLETFMEQMATRQQALEEQMAMLSLSSQVTYLSHVIHGEGVEVDHTKIKDVTDWPTPKTTKALRGFLGLVGYYTKFIKNYGQVVTPLTSLLKKNAFNWTKEVDVAFTQLKTSLSAALVLQLPNFKEEFVVKCDALDSGFGAIL, from the exons ATGGCGCATAACAACTTGGTATCGGAGTCAGCTATCATGGGTGACGAAAAAACTTTGACATCCAAGTTGGAGACATTCATGGAACAAATGGCTACAAGGCAACAAGCATTAGAGGAGCAGATGGCCATGTTATCTCTTTCG TCTCAGGTAACCTACCTCAGTCATGTCATCCATGGTGAAGGAGTCGAGGTTGATCACACTAAAATTAAAGATGTCACCGATTGGCCAACTCCTAAAACTACCAAAGCTCTACGAGGTTTTCTTGGGTTGGTAGGATATTACACAAAATTCATCAAGAATTATGGACAAGTTGTTACACCCTTAACATCTCTTCTAAAGAAAAATGCCTTCAACTGGACTAAGGAAGTTGATGTTGCTTTCACCCAATTAAAAACTTCTCTTTCAGCAGCCCTAGTCTTGCAATTACCCAACTTTAAGGAGGAATTTGTGGTAAAATGTGATGCTTTGGACAGCGGGTTTGGAGCTATACTGTAA